AGGCCTCGGCCAGCTTCACGAAGTCGGGGATGTGCTCGACCTTGGTCCCCGCGGCCGCTGCCGACCGGCCCGCGCCGCCGAGGTCGGTGTTGGAGTAGCGCTCGTTGTAGAACAGGGTCTGCCACTGGCGCACCATGCCGAGGCTGCCGTTGTTGATGATGGCGACCTTGATCGGGATGTCGTTGATCGCGCAGGTCGCCAGCTCCTGGTTGGTCATCTGGAAGCAGCCGTCGCCGTCGATGGCCCAGACGGT
The sequence above is a segment of the Actinomycetes bacterium genome. Coding sequences within it:
- a CDS encoding thiamine pyrophosphate-dependent enzyme, whose amino-acid sequence is TVWAIDGDGCFQMTNQELATCAINDIPIKVAIINNGSLGMVRQWQTLFYNERYSNTDLGGAGRSAAAAGTKVEHIPDFVKLAEAYGCIGLRCEKAEEVDATIERAMEIDDRPVVVDFTVHQDAMVWPMVPAGTSNDEIQVARDMAPQWDTEAGETRR